In Sesamum indicum cultivar Zhongzhi No. 13 linkage group LG8, S_indicum_v1.0, whole genome shotgun sequence, the sequence ataatatattaatattttattaataataaaatattattttatatgtattaaattataaaatattatttttattaatttaatttaaattatttaaaaaaagcaGTAACGACGAAGGAAAGTGCCATCACTGCTGCAGAGGATATTAGGGGACGGTGTGAGTCATTATTCATAACATATAggtgatattttatattaaaaatttcatagggttttgtttttatattttttcatatcataaggggtcaaattgaatttaacccttttattttataataaatgacTGATACATTTACTTTCAAAAATATGTTTCTACACGTACATTCATTAAtagaattacaaataatattatgagttttatattttttttataactaataacttatatattcacttttaaaaatatatttttacacatacaatgtatgtgatattttttaattcttaaaaaaatataaataatttatgtaaatatattataaattaaaatgtttatatgtaatttttccaaaaaactAACACacttttttgtatcaatttttctttttatttaagcattttaaaaaatagagcgAAACATAACCTACACTTCTTGCAAGCATAGAAGAATTCCAGTAGAAAAGAGATAATAGTGATTGACGCCAGCAAGTGGCCTAAAAGGGTTCTGAACCAAACGCGCCCGCAAAAGTGGGTGGTGGGCTGCTTTTGCAAATATAGAAGAATTCCACTAGAAAAGAGATAATAGGTATTGACGCCACCAAATGGCGCAAAAGGGTTCTGAGCCAAACGCGCCTGCCAAATAGCGTGATGGGCTACTTTTGGACAACAATCATAAAGTAGGAAAAGCGAGCTGAAAAGAAGATATGTCCATGTCCACCATCATCATTTCAGACGGGCACTTTGCTCTTTCAAACTTGCCTATTATCCCTTAATACACTCTGCTTACAgcccatctctctctcttgccaACTCACTCTCCCTCTCCCACACACACCCTTTTCATGCATTTGCAATTAATGCACCATCCTCCACCCCCAACAACAATCTTTCTGCTCCACTGCTTTCTTTCTTCCCCCAAACATACTtctgataataatttaaagaaatacagTTGGTTGCTCACATTTCTtgttatatgtatgtaaattCAGAGGCCGAAACTTGAATCTGCCCATGAAGAACAAGGTAACTTCACATGTTTCTCTCTGTGTGTTTCCTCTCCTTTCTTTTCCCTTGGCTTCAAAAGATTTCATCTTTTTTCCTTGGATTTGCAGACTTTTCATACTTCCTACttgcttcttttcttctccattgCAAAGgggctttgaaatttttctttgctttctcATTGCTTTCTTGTTTTGAAAGCGGCAGAAATACAATACAGCGATTCTGGGCTTGAGGATTTCCATGTTTTTCTCACTGCTTCTTGATGTACTATAGCTGATCTGATGTTCGCTTTGGCTCTCGGGTTCCAAAATTTAGTGGGATTTTGTGTTGACGATTTTCACCCATATTTTTAAGACTCCACCTTTTGCTTTTCCCTTAACTATTTTCTCCATTTACTGTGTCAAGTGAACAAAAATCCCAACTTTGAACAAACCCATCTTTCTTGTTTGCcttctttcccttttcctttatttttttggattacTTGCAGTCAGGTAAAGATACTGTATATGCTTGCATCTATTTTGGTAACATTGTGATGCCAAGATTCTTAGGGATCAAAAGATAGATCTTGTGTagtttttttgctttttgtatggcatgcatttcttttttttcttgagatCTATTGCTACGGAAGAATCCCCAAGTTTATCTGCTTACTCATAAGGCATTAATCTTTTTGTTAAGTGACATTAGATTCTTGATTTAACCCCTATGGATGTAGAGCTGTCTTTCCTAGCTCATAGAAATTGCATTAAATAttgagtatattttaataatttcaattactTAAAGGTTTATCTTGTTTTATGCTTGTGTTTTGTGGTGGGAAGTGTGATGGTGCATTTCCAAGAGTACCCTGTGCTTCTGTCTTcattgatttcaattttatattggaAGGTTGTGGGAATGGTAGCATGAAATCTCTCAACAAAGTTAAATTATGAGAGATTCCCATCAAAGGACAAACAGTTAAGACAGCTTTGTGATAGTTTTATATTCCAATTCACATGCTAAATCAATAAAACTCTGTTTTGTTTGATCTTGGAGTTTACTTCCGTTCAGAtgttaatctttttatattgaaatgCTAAATAAAGAAACTCCATTGATTAATGTCTTCTCTACTCTTTTTAGCTGGCTTCGTTATCAGTTCACGTCTTCGTCAGCGAATTTGACATTTGACTGAGAGAAAGGGAGCCTAGTTTCTACATTTAGTCTTAAAGTGCCCTGCTTTGCGGTGCTAAACTTTCAACTATCTTTTGCTTGGTTCACATACTATCTGATCTGTGATTGTCTCTGAAATTTGTTTATACCGAGAAGAAGAagctttctttttatttaatccagATGGTCGTTTTCTGGGTCTGAGAAAATGGGGGGTTGTGTCTCGGTTAGTAGTCGGAGTACTTGCAGTAGCAGGAGTAATGGAGAGAGAATATCTCCATCATGTTTGTGGATAGATATGTTCCGGCGCAAGAGAAGTAGGAGAACATTTTCTGACCATGTCACTACTTTGCAACATCTATCCTCGATTCCGAGTCGGATATTCACCAATGGAAGGAGCAGCAGTGCTTGCATATTTACTCAGCAGGGTCGTAAAGGGATAAACCAGGATGCCATGATTGTGTGGGAAGTAAGTCCTGTTATTTCTATTGAGATCGTCTTTTGTCTGTACAGAGGATAACATTCTTGGTCTTGTGTTTATGCAGGATTTTATGGCAGAAGATGTTACATTTTGTGGTGTCTTTGATGGCCATGGTCCCTATGGACATCTAGTTGCCCGCAAAGTTCGGGATACACTGCCGTTAAAGTTATCCTCTTTCTTTGACTCCTTTGGATCGAAGCAAAATGGATCTGGCGCTAATTGCTGTAATGGAAATATGAAATCGGATGTGGCAGATCCTGTAAAGGAAACCTCTACAGAGGATAGAGTGGAGTCGTTGTGGAGAGAAGCTTTTCTCAAATCATACAAGGCCATGGACAAAGAATTGAGGTCTCATCCTAATTTAGATTGCTTCTGCAGTGGGAGCACTGCTGTGACCGTGATAAAACAGGTATAGTTAGAACTTAAGAACTGTCCATATTGGGCTGATATTTGGTTTCCTCTTATATATCTGCTAAGCTTGCTTCCACTTATTGAAGGGTTCAAATCTTTTCATGGGCAACATTGGTGATTCAAGAGCAATATTGGGATCTAAAGATAGCAACGATTCAATGGTGGCAATCCAACTGACAGTTGATCTAAAGCCTGATCTTCCCAGTATGTTCATATATGATGGAACTTGTGATAGCACATTCGTCTTGCTGTGTTTCCTTTTCccctctttttcagttttaacttattactaactttttGAGAACTTAAGACTTGTACTGTTGTACACCGATTTTGGTGTATGCTATACTAACTAGGTGTATTTTATTCTCAACAGGGGAGGCAGAAAGGATAAAACGGTGTAAGGGTCGAGTATTTGCTTTACAAGACGAGCCGGAAGTGCAAAGAGTTTGGCTGCCATTTGATGATGCCCCTGGATTAGCAATGGCTCGAGCATTTGGGGATTTTTGTTTGAAGGAATATGGAGTGATCTCCATTCCTGAGTTCTCTCATCGGGTTCTCAGCGACCAAGATAAATTCGTTGTTCTTGCTTCAGACGGGGTATGTCTTCCAGCTCTTCACCTCTGCATCTTCATGTCGTTTGTCTTTTCTTAGCTCTTATTTCATAATAGCACATCATATCAGATAAACGTATTTATTGGGTTATGAGATTCTGAATGCTGAAtgctgttttttatttttcatccttAAGTTATCCAAATAAGAGCCACTAAGTTAGAGTAGATGCTTTTTAGCATGCACTACGCtgaattataaagaaaaacaaatgagtGAGCTTAGATTCATCCATCCTCTTTCTTGATCAACCAACCAagcaataaaatgaatatctTTAGACCCTAAGAGCTTATCATTTGCTTACCGGATCTCAGAAATGCCTGTGGATTGACATGCTTAAAACAAGTTTTTACCACATATTGCTCTAGGGGTCATTTTTTCAGCAGGGAATGATGCCGGAATTGAACATT encodes:
- the LOC105167355 gene encoding probable protein phosphatase 2C 52 — its product is MGGCVSVSSRSTCSSRSNGERISPSCLWIDMFRRKRSRRTFSDHVTTLQHLSSIPSRIFTNGRSSSACIFTQQGRKGINQDAMIVWEDFMAEDVTFCGVFDGHGPYGHLVARKVRDTLPLKLSSFFDSFGSKQNGSGANCCNGNMKSDVADPVKETSTEDRVESLWREAFLKSYKAMDKELRSHPNLDCFCSGSTAVTVIKQGSNLFMGNIGDSRAILGSKDSNDSMVAIQLTVDLKPDLPREAERIKRCKGRVFALQDEPEVQRVWLPFDDAPGLAMARAFGDFCLKEYGVISIPEFSHRVLSDQDKFVVLASDGVWDVLSNEEVVEIVSSAPTRSSAARILVESAAREWKAKYPTSKMDDCAVVCLFLDGKMDSESDYEEQGFSSATLQSNHSGNVVESDDGQNSEPCLQRNFTVRSSEENDQYRRVPIDADVEDAENGGTEDQNWSGLEGVTRVNSLVQLPRFSEERPRP